A genomic region of Sulfobacillus acidophilus DSM 10332 contains the following coding sequences:
- a CDS encoding Carbon-monoxide dehydrogenase (acceptor) (PFAM: FAD binding domain in molybdopterin dehydrogenase; CO dehydrogenase flavoprotein C-terminal domain~COGs: COG1319 Aerobic-type carbon monoxide dehydrogenase middle subunit CoxM/CutM homologs~InterPro IPR002346:IPR005107~KEGG: tmr:Tmar_1492 carbon monoxide dehydrogenase, medium subunit~PFAM: Molybdopterin dehydrogenase, FAD-binding; CO dehydrogenase flavoprotein, C-terminal~PRIAM: Carbon-monoxide dehydrogenase (acceptor)~SPTR: Carbon monoxide dehydrogenase, medium subunit) → MFPNAFSYYAPETQDEAFELLGRYGYEGKVLAGGQSLLPMMKLRLAAPSVLIDINHLKELETVQEAEDALTLGALTRHAQMEMRVFPRYPLLHEAAGHIADPLVRNRGTMSGSLAHADPAADWGAALLAMNARVRIQSHGKSREVPLREFFVDTFTTVVEPEELVTAVIIPAPPSQDFVAARYLKLERKVGDFAVVAVAVTVSINPQGTITHAGIGLAAVGVTPLAATRAESLLTGRSLTPEIIREAAQIASEEADPVSDRRGSEAYKRAMVRVFVERGLSAVYSDWRRAVGTSA, encoded by the coding sequence ATGTTTCCGAATGCCTTTTCCTATTACGCGCCCGAGACTCAAGACGAAGCGTTTGAGCTGTTAGGGCGATATGGATACGAGGGAAAGGTCCTTGCGGGCGGCCAGAGTTTGCTGCCGATGATGAAACTCAGGCTGGCGGCCCCGTCGGTGCTGATTGACATCAACCATCTGAAAGAGCTGGAGACAGTACAGGAAGCGGAAGACGCCCTGACTTTGGGGGCGCTAACCCGCCACGCCCAAATGGAGATGAGGGTGTTCCCCCGTTATCCTCTGCTTCATGAGGCCGCCGGCCACATTGCCGACCCTTTGGTGCGAAACCGGGGCACGATGTCAGGGTCGCTGGCTCATGCGGACCCCGCCGCCGATTGGGGTGCGGCGCTTTTGGCCATGAACGCCCGAGTTCGGATCCAAAGCCACGGCAAGAGCCGTGAGGTGCCGCTTCGGGAATTTTTTGTTGATACCTTCACTACCGTGGTGGAGCCGGAGGAATTGGTCACTGCGGTTATCATCCCGGCGCCTCCGTCCCAAGATTTTGTCGCCGCTCGTTATTTGAAACTGGAGCGCAAGGTCGGCGACTTTGCGGTGGTGGCGGTCGCGGTGACGGTTTCCATCAACCCTCAGGGCACCATCACCCATGCCGGCATCGGGCTTGCCGCAGTGGGGGTCACGCCGCTTGCAGCAACGCGCGCCGAATCCCTGCTTACGGGGCGGAGCCTGACTCCCGAGATCATTCGCGAAGCGGCGCAAATTGCGTCGGAAGAGGCCGATCCGGTCAGCGATCGGCGCGGCAGCGAAGCCTACAAGCGGGCCATGGTGCGCGTGTTCGTGGAGCGTGGCTTGTCCGCGGTGTATTCGGATTGGCGGCGGGCCGTCGGGACTTCCGCCTGA
- a CDS encoding Carbon-monoxide dehydrogenase (acceptor) (PFAM: 2Fe-2S iron-sulfur cluster binding domain; [2Fe-2S] binding domain~COGs: COG2080 Aerobic-type carbon monoxide dehydrogenase small subunit CoxS/CutS homologs~InterPro IPR001041:IPR002888~KEGG: sti:Sthe_2777 (2Fe-2S)-binding domain protein~PFAM: [2Fe-2S]-binding; Ferredoxin~PRIAM: Carbon-monoxide dehydrogenase (acceptor)~SPTR: (2Fe-2S)-binding domain protein), whose product MEKTTIPPEVMVSVTINGEVRQAPAEPRTLLAYFIRDTLGLTGTHVGCDTTSCGACTVLLDGVPVKSCTVLAVQANGHQIETVEGLEHDGRLHPLQQAFWDNHGLQCGFCTPGMLMTTTALLRRKLDVTEDEVRRAISGNLCRCTGYVNIVKAVLDARQRMKEEKAEV is encoded by the coding sequence ATGGAGAAGACAACGATTCCTCCCGAAGTCATGGTGAGCGTCACCATCAACGGCGAGGTCCGTCAGGCGCCAGCGGAGCCACGTACCCTGTTGGCTTATTTTATTCGTGACACCTTGGGCCTCACCGGAACTCATGTGGGGTGCGACACCACCAGCTGCGGGGCATGCACCGTGCTGCTGGATGGCGTGCCGGTCAAGTCCTGCACCGTGCTGGCGGTTCAAGCGAACGGGCATCAGATCGAGACCGTGGAGGGACTGGAGCACGACGGACGACTTCATCCATTGCAGCAAGCGTTCTGGGACAACCACGGGCTTCAGTGCGGGTTTTGCACGCCGGGCATGCTGATGACTACCACGGCGCTTTTGCGCAGAAAGTTAGACGTCACCGAAGACGAGGTGCGCCGTGCGATCTCCGGCAATCTTTGCCGGTGCACGGGATACGTCAACATCGTGAAGGCCGTGCTGGACGCACGCCAGCGCATGAAAGAAGAAAAAGCGGAGGTGTGA
- a CDS encoding carbon monoxide dehydrogenase, large subunit apoprotein (PFAM: Molybdopterin-binding domain of aldehyde dehydrogenase; Aldehyde oxidase and xanthine dehydrogenase, a/b hammerhead domain~TIGRFAM: carbon-monoxide dehydrogenase, large subunit~COGs: COG1529 Aerobic-type carbon monoxide dehydrogenase large subunit CoxL/CutL homologs~InterPro IPR012780:IPR000674:IPR008274~KEGG: tmr:Tmar_1490 carbon monoxide dehydrogenase, large subunit apoprotein~PFAM: Aldehyde oxidase/xanthine dehydrogenase, molybdopterin binding; Aldehyde oxidase/xanthine dehydrogenase, a/b hammerhead~PRIAM: Carbon-monoxide dehydrogenase (acceptor)~SPTR: Carbon monoxide dehydrogenase, large subunit apoprotein;~TIGRFAM: Carbon-monoxide dehydrogenase, large subunit) — translation MAMEATEIQPLGKAIKRKEDPRLIRGQGRYMDDIVLPKMLYMALARSPYAHARIKAIRLDRAYEVPGVVAIITGEDLAKMNLAWMPTMAGDRQMVLATGKVLFQYQEVAAVVAETRAAAEDAAERIEVDYEPLTPVVDPFFALTPEAPVLREDREQKNNHIFHWEVGERDATEAALTASPIRVKENIRMPRVHPAPIEPCGCIADYQKSTGKLTWYVTSQAPHAHRTVLAMVTGLPEHMIHVISPDVGGGFGNKVPVYPGYVCAVALSIKLGRPVKWVETRTENLTTTNFARDYHMTAEIGATEDGRVTALKVTTIADHGAFDAAADPSKFPAGLFSIVTGSYRFPVAFAEVDGVYTNKAPGGVAYRCSFRVTEASFLIERTMNTLALRLNIDPAELRRRNFIRPEEFPYHTPLGWTYDSGDYEKTLNKALALIDYENLRKEQQERRARGELVGIGISTFTEIVGAGPSHTFDIMGIKMFDSCEIRVHPTGKVIARLGTRHQGQGHETTFAQVVAQELGLSASDVLIEEGDTDTAPYGLGTYASRSTPTAGGAAALAARRIRQKAAQIAAHLLEVSPDDVEWDGVRFVAKGLPSRSVTMSEVALAAYTNLPPGMEPGLEATYYYDPPNLTFPNGAYIAVVSIDRGTGQVKVERFVAVDDCGTVINPMVVEGQVHGGLTEGFGIAFMQEIAFDQDGNNLAPNFMDYLVPTAVETPRWETALTQTPSPHHPIGAKGVGESPNVGSPAAFVNAVVDALSPYGITNLEMPLFPWKIWEILHQHGLAL, via the coding sequence ATGGCAATGGAAGCCACGGAGATTCAACCGCTAGGCAAGGCGATCAAGCGCAAAGAGGATCCCCGGTTGATTCGCGGCCAAGGACGGTACATGGATGATATTGTGCTGCCGAAAATGCTCTATATGGCGCTGGCGCGAAGCCCCTACGCCCACGCGCGGATCAAGGCCATCCGACTCGACCGGGCTTATGAGGTTCCGGGCGTTGTCGCCATCATCACTGGCGAGGATCTGGCCAAAATGAACTTGGCCTGGATGCCGACCATGGCTGGGGACCGGCAAATGGTGCTGGCGACTGGAAAAGTGCTCTTTCAATACCAAGAAGTGGCCGCAGTCGTGGCGGAAACCCGGGCGGCGGCGGAAGACGCGGCAGAACGGATTGAAGTGGACTACGAGCCGCTGACTCCGGTGGTGGACCCGTTCTTTGCCTTGACTCCCGAGGCGCCGGTGCTGCGGGAAGACCGCGAGCAAAAGAATAACCACATCTTTCACTGGGAAGTCGGAGAACGTGACGCGACGGAGGCGGCGCTGACGGCGTCACCGATTCGGGTCAAGGAAAATATTCGCATGCCTCGGGTGCACCCGGCGCCCATTGAGCCCTGTGGCTGCATTGCCGACTACCAAAAGTCCACCGGGAAGTTGACGTGGTATGTCACCTCGCAGGCGCCACACGCGCACCGCACCGTGCTGGCCATGGTGACGGGCTTGCCGGAGCACATGATTCACGTGATTTCGCCCGACGTCGGCGGCGGTTTTGGCAACAAAGTGCCCGTTTACCCGGGCTATGTGTGCGCTGTCGCGTTGTCAATTAAGTTGGGCCGCCCCGTCAAGTGGGTAGAGACCCGGACAGAAAACCTCACCACGACCAACTTTGCTCGTGACTACCATATGACGGCGGAAATCGGGGCGACCGAGGACGGACGGGTCACTGCACTCAAGGTGACCACCATTGCCGACCACGGTGCCTTCGACGCGGCCGCCGACCCGTCCAAATTCCCGGCGGGTTTGTTTAGCATCGTCACCGGCTCGTACCGGTTTCCGGTAGCTTTTGCCGAAGTGGACGGAGTCTATACCAATAAGGCGCCGGGGGGGGTAGCGTACCGTTGCTCGTTTCGCGTCACCGAAGCTTCGTTCCTCATCGAGCGAACGATGAACACACTGGCGCTGCGTCTGAATATCGATCCGGCGGAACTGCGGCGGCGCAACTTCATCCGCCCCGAGGAATTCCCGTATCACACGCCGCTCGGCTGGACCTACGACAGCGGCGATTACGAAAAAACCCTGAATAAGGCGTTGGCGCTCATTGATTATGAGAACCTGCGCAAAGAACAGCAAGAGCGGCGCGCTCGGGGAGAGCTGGTCGGGATCGGTATCTCGACGTTTACTGAAATCGTGGGGGCGGGACCAAGCCACACGTTCGACATCATGGGCATTAAGATGTTCGACAGTTGTGAGATTCGCGTGCATCCAACGGGCAAGGTCATCGCACGGCTCGGCACTCGCCATCAAGGACAAGGGCACGAAACCACCTTTGCGCAAGTCGTCGCCCAGGAATTGGGACTCTCTGCATCCGATGTGTTAATTGAAGAGGGCGATACCGACACGGCACCGTACGGTCTGGGCACCTACGCGAGCCGTAGCACTCCGACGGCCGGTGGGGCGGCGGCCTTGGCGGCGCGGCGCATCCGGCAAAAGGCGGCCCAGATCGCGGCCCACCTGCTCGAAGTTTCTCCAGACGATGTGGAGTGGGACGGAGTGCGCTTTGTCGCCAAAGGCTTGCCGTCGCGCAGCGTCACGATGAGTGAGGTGGCGCTGGCTGCCTACACTAATTTGCCCCCGGGAATGGAGCCGGGACTCGAGGCCACCTATTATTACGATCCGCCCAACCTGACCTTTCCTAATGGTGCCTATATCGCGGTGGTATCCATCGACCGCGGGACTGGCCAGGTCAAGGTGGAGCGCTTTGTCGCCGTCGACGATTGCGGCACCGTGATTAACCCCATGGTGGTCGAAGGCCAGGTTCACGGCGGGTTGACCGAAGGCTTCGGCATCGCCTTTATGCAGGAAATCGCGTTTGACCAAGATGGCAACAATCTGGCGCCTAACTTCATGGACTATTTGGTACCCACTGCGGTGGAAACGCCGCGCTGGGAAACGGCACTTACTCAAACCCCGTCACCCCATCATCCCATCGGTGCCAAAGGGGTGGGTGAGTCGCCTAACGTGGGGTCGCCGGCGGCTTTTGTCAATGCAGTGGTGGATGCGCTGTCGCCCTACGGGATCACCAATCTGGAAATGCCGCTGTTTCCTTGGAAAATCTGGGAGATTCTCCACCAACACGGTCTCGCGCTGTAA
- a CDS encoding YHS domain-containing protein (PFAM: YHS domain; XdhC and CoxI family~COGs: COG1975 Xanthine and CO dehydrogenase maturation factor XdhC/CoxF family~InterPro IPR003777:IPR007029:IPR011017~KEGG: sti:Sthe_2775 protein of unknown function DUF182~PFAM: YHS; XdhC- CoxI~SMART: TRASH~SPTR: Putative uncharacterized protein) — protein MDAVLQEAARLDLAQEPYVMVTVVRTVPPTSATVGARALVSVDRKITGYVGGECTRRILLEVVEEALADGRPRILLLTPDSEGSVRDAGQGILVKPMTCHSGGTVELFVEPRLADPVLLVVGDSPVAQSLAELAAQLPFTVRRASMSEADDWESLKNQIEQHAVAGSYVVVATMGQYDDWAIDVLRDVPIQYLGVVASPRRGELLRQRFEQGQRQDEACVVSVPAGLDLGSRHPGEIAVSILAEIIQIRRQHGAVPVVRVAAPPEDDLVVTDPVCHMQVKLRETPYRTRYGGKEWGFCAQSCLDAFLQEPERYLGN, from the coding sequence ATGGATGCGGTGTTGCAAGAGGCAGCACGCCTGGATTTAGCCCAAGAACCCTATGTGATGGTGACCGTAGTGCGGACCGTGCCGCCGACTTCGGCTACCGTGGGCGCGCGTGCGTTGGTGAGCGTAGACCGAAAGATCACAGGGTACGTCGGTGGGGAGTGTACCCGACGGATTTTGCTGGAGGTGGTAGAGGAGGCGCTGGCCGATGGCCGCCCGCGCATTCTGTTGCTCACCCCGGATTCGGAGGGGTCGGTGAGAGACGCGGGTCAGGGGATTTTGGTCAAACCGATGACCTGCCATTCCGGCGGCACTGTGGAACTGTTTGTGGAGCCGCGACTGGCCGATCCGGTTCTTTTGGTGGTGGGGGATTCTCCTGTGGCGCAAAGTCTCGCGGAGCTCGCCGCGCAGCTCCCGTTTACCGTGCGCCGGGCTTCTATGTCTGAGGCTGACGATTGGGAGTCCTTAAAAAACCAGATTGAACAGCATGCGGTAGCGGGCAGTTACGTGGTGGTGGCGACGATGGGCCAATATGACGATTGGGCGATCGACGTGCTGCGCGACGTGCCCATCCAATATTTAGGTGTGGTGGCCAGCCCTCGTCGTGGGGAGCTTTTGCGCCAACGCTTCGAGCAAGGCCAGCGCCAGGACGAGGCGTGCGTGGTGTCCGTGCCCGCGGGGTTGGATTTGGGATCCCGCCACCCCGGGGAGATCGCGGTGAGCATCCTCGCAGAAATCATTCAAATCCGCCGTCAACACGGTGCGGTGCCGGTGGTTCGGGTAGCCGCGCCGCCGGAAGACGACCTGGTGGTGACCGATCCGGTCTGCCACATGCAGGTCAAGCTCCGCGAGACCCCATACCGTACCCGCTATGGCGGCAAGGAGTGGGGGTTTTGCGCGCAGTCGTGCCTTGACGCGTTTTTGCAAGAACCCGAGCGCTATTTAGGGAATTAA
- a CDS encoding carbon monoxide dehydrogenase subunit G (PFAM: Carbon monoxide dehydrogenase subunit G (CoxG)~COGs: COG3427 conserved hypothetical protein~InterPro IPR010419~KEGG: tmr:Tmar_1489 carbon monoxide dehydrogenase subunit G~PFAM: Carbon monoxide dehydrogenase subunit G~SPTR: Carbon monoxide dehydrogenase subunit G): MKSYQGAVTIDAPVDVVWDFVRNPDAIGACMPDVVEYHAQDGHHLTAKVRVGVGPVRAIFDLSAEVRELSGPRQARLAAKGGGMGSGFQLVSDMTVKPDDAQGTRLEWVAEVTVSGPLATLGGRVLDNQVKRITEQVFENIRKGVAAQSV, from the coding sequence ATGAAATCGTATCAAGGGGCCGTGACCATTGACGCACCGGTCGACGTCGTGTGGGACTTTGTCCGCAATCCGGACGCGATTGGCGCTTGTATGCCGGATGTGGTGGAATATCACGCTCAGGACGGGCATCACCTCACCGCCAAAGTGCGGGTGGGTGTGGGCCCGGTGCGGGCAATTTTTGACTTGAGTGCTGAGGTCAGAGAATTGTCGGGCCCCCGACAGGCCCGGCTTGCTGCCAAAGGCGGTGGGATGGGCAGCGGCTTTCAGCTTGTCAGCGACATGACTGTCAAGCCGGATGATGCACAAGGCACACGCCTTGAATGGGTGGCGGAGGTCACCGTGAGCGGGCCTTTGGCGACGTTGGGCGGCCGGGTGCTGGACAACCAAGTGAAGAGGATTACGGAACAGGTTTTTGAAAACATTCGGAAGGGCGTTGCGGCTCAATCGGTGTAG
- a CDS encoding ATPase associated with various cellular activities AAA_5 (PFAM: AAA domain (dynein-related subfamily)~COGs: COG0714 MoxR-like ATPase~InterPro IPR011704:IPR003593~KEGG: bts:Btus_2769 ATPase associated with various cellular activities AAA_5~PFAM: ATPase associated with various cellular activities, AAA-5~SMART: ATPase, AAA+ type, core~SPTR: ATPase associated with various cellular activities AAA_5) encodes MIPLDTWIERLNQVGYVADERVAATCHLMETLKRPLLVEGPAGVGKTLLAKALAQSMGRPLVRLQCYEGLDQTKALYDWNYPKQFLAARVAGEGAAVESLYTRDFLLERPLLTALRLKPAPVLLIDEVERADEEFEALLLELLGEFQITIPELGTIVADEPPWVVLTSNRTRDLSDALRRRCLYLWLDYPSPERELAIIHREVPSLSLEVAASIVGAVRRLRGWNLIKPPGIAESLDWARVLAACEAAPITEDVLRWTLTCVLKTQDDWARVEAEGLRALWTS; translated from the coding sequence GTGATTCCCCTGGACACATGGATTGAACGGCTCAATCAGGTAGGATACGTGGCCGATGAAAGGGTGGCGGCCACCTGTCATCTGATGGAGACGCTGAAACGTCCCCTGTTGGTGGAGGGTCCGGCCGGAGTCGGCAAAACGCTCTTGGCCAAGGCATTGGCGCAGAGCATGGGACGGCCCTTGGTGCGTCTTCAATGCTATGAAGGCCTGGACCAAACCAAAGCGCTTTACGACTGGAACTACCCCAAGCAGTTTCTGGCGGCGCGCGTGGCAGGGGAGGGAGCCGCCGTAGAGTCACTCTATACCCGGGACTTTTTATTGGAGCGGCCGCTTCTGACCGCTCTGCGACTGAAGCCCGCCCCGGTTCTCTTAATTGACGAGGTGGAGCGGGCCGATGAGGAATTCGAGGCCCTGTTGCTGGAGCTTTTGGGGGAATTTCAAATCACTATTCCGGAATTGGGCACGATTGTCGCCGACGAGCCCCCGTGGGTCGTGCTCACCTCCAACCGCACCCGCGATTTGTCCGATGCGCTCCGGCGGCGCTGCCTGTATCTGTGGTTGGACTACCCCTCTCCTGAACGGGAACTGGCAATTATTCACCGCGAAGTGCCTAGCCTGTCCCTAGAGGTGGCCGCGAGTATTGTGGGGGCGGTTCGAAGGCTGCGCGGGTGGAATCTCATTAAACCGCCGGGGATTGCGGAATCACTCGACTGGGCACGCGTACTGGCAGCGTGTGAAGCGGCCCCCATCACAGAGGATGTTTTGCGGTGGACGCTGACCTGCGTGCTGAAAACCCAAGACGATTGGGCGAGAGTGGAGGCGGAAGGGCTTCGGGCGCTATGGACCAGCTAA
- a CDS encoding VWA containing CoxE family protein (PFAM: VWA domain containing CoxE-like protein~COGs: COG3552 Protein containing von Willebrand factor type A (vWA) domain~InterPro IPR008912~KEGG: bts:Btus_2770 VWA containing CoxE family protein~PFAM: vWA containing CoxE-like~SPTR: VWA containing CoxE family protein) has protein sequence MDQLTVGTLEEAMERQVSGFTAFLRRHGFPSTVLDTKAALEVLREVLPTNRDAIEVYWQSIYATTKEQWEVFPALFRRYFDSKGPRLTGREAVVEDDQTGLSGPPAEVPDVPKLTLQSSARALLAYSPRWGGDVSLSPDPDLDVARMKPWTRVVLNHWAHPRGQRWKSPCGPTINWPGTVRTGFRHGGDAVQWTRQHRRRMRPRLVAVIDVSGSMAAYAPFYLGLVWHLVRMGSRVECFVSSNRMVRVTEALRRSRPGGQPVADAGKMGGGTRLGWAFSVLQHKHRTLLNFKTTLLVASDGFDAGDIWMLVETFPRIAQAVGQVIWMNPLLLEPGYEPRSAALKVVLPYCAAHVGVRDALSWVEYAKSL, from the coding sequence ATGGACCAGCTAACCGTGGGGACACTCGAGGAGGCGATGGAGCGCCAAGTGTCCGGATTTACCGCGTTTCTTCGCCGCCACGGTTTTCCTTCGACAGTTTTGGACACCAAGGCGGCGCTTGAGGTCTTGAGAGAGGTGCTGCCTACCAACCGTGACGCGATTGAGGTCTACTGGCAGTCAATCTACGCCACGACCAAGGAACAATGGGAAGTCTTTCCGGCCCTTTTCCGGCGCTATTTTGATTCCAAGGGTCCCCGGTTGACCGGGCGAGAGGCGGTTGTGGAGGACGACCAGACAGGACTGTCGGGACCACCGGCAGAGGTACCCGACGTGCCGAAGTTGACGCTCCAATCATCAGCGCGGGCACTGTTGGCGTATAGTCCCCGGTGGGGAGGCGACGTTTCCCTCTCGCCAGATCCGGACCTCGATGTGGCGCGGATGAAACCTTGGACCCGGGTGGTGCTAAATCACTGGGCGCACCCGAGGGGACAGCGCTGGAAGTCGCCGTGCGGGCCCACCATCAATTGGCCTGGGACGGTAAGGACTGGCTTTCGCCACGGTGGCGACGCGGTTCAGTGGACCCGGCAGCATCGCAGACGTATGCGTCCCCGGCTGGTAGCCGTGATTGACGTGTCAGGTTCTATGGCGGCTTATGCCCCTTTTTATTTAGGTTTGGTGTGGCACCTGGTGCGGATGGGATCGCGGGTGGAGTGTTTTGTGTCCAGTAATCGCATGGTCCGGGTGACGGAGGCTTTGAGACGCAGTAGGCCCGGAGGCCAACCGGTGGCCGACGCCGGCAAGATGGGAGGCGGCACCCGGCTCGGTTGGGCGTTTTCCGTTCTCCAGCACAAGCACCGAACCCTCCTAAACTTCAAAACGACGCTATTGGTGGCCTCCGATGGATTTGACGCGGGTGACATTTGGATGTTGGTGGAGACCTTTCCCAGGATTGCTCAGGCAGTGGGGCAAGTCATTTGGATGAACCCTTTGCTTTTGGAACCCGGCTATGAGCCGCGGTCGGCCGCCTTAAAGGTGGTCTTGCCATATTGTGCGGCGCATGTTGGGGTGCGAGATGCTCTCTCATGGGTCGAGTACGCCAAGAGTCTTTAG
- a CDS encoding Xanthine dehydrogenase (PFAM: XdhC and CoxI family~COGs: COG1975 Xanthine and CO dehydrogenase maturation factor XdhC/CoxF family~InterPro IPR003777~KEGG: bts:Btus_2771 xanthine dehydrogenase~PFAM: XdhC- CoxI~PRIAM: Xanthine dehydrogenase~SPTR: Xanthine dehydrogenase), protein MSSIREARQIWELAEEAKASNQAVVLATLITVRGSAYRRPGAKMVMRQDGRMRGTISGGCLEGDLFLHAEAVMVSQKPSLHHYDLTEDEMWGLGIGCKGTVDIWLEPIVWENPFWQAFGEAVKQDSPVLWGAELPEGRRFVWRMDVRAGDVPQWASIPVEGHGADFGVREGFWWDIMRPPQRLVIAGAGHDAEPVARLAHQVGFEVVVLDPRPHVNNADHFPTAEHWVKDAGDVDPSTLQGAYWVIMNHHQRRDEDSIRCAAKTAPRFVGILGPRQRTEEMLAHVGVMPDTLPIHAPVGIDLGAETPDEVAVSIVGELMAYRRGSHGGSLHGRDHIH, encoded by the coding sequence ATGTCATCAATTCGGGAAGCCCGCCAGATTTGGGAGTTGGCGGAGGAGGCCAAGGCTTCCAATCAGGCGGTTGTCCTCGCGACATTGATTACGGTCCGAGGGTCTGCCTATCGTCGGCCGGGCGCGAAAATGGTGATGCGGCAAGACGGGCGGATGCGGGGCACCATAAGCGGGGGATGCTTGGAAGGGGACTTGTTTTTACATGCGGAAGCCGTGATGGTCTCTCAAAAACCGAGTCTTCATCATTATGACCTGACCGAGGATGAAATGTGGGGGCTCGGCATTGGCTGTAAAGGGACCGTCGATATCTGGCTCGAACCGATTGTCTGGGAGAATCCGTTTTGGCAAGCGTTTGGCGAAGCCGTGAAACAGGATTCTCCGGTGTTATGGGGCGCAGAGTTGCCTGAGGGACGCCGGTTTGTGTGGAGGATGGATGTCCGGGCGGGCGATGTGCCACAGTGGGCCTCAATTCCCGTCGAAGGCCATGGTGCCGATTTCGGCGTGCGGGAAGGTTTCTGGTGGGACATTATGCGCCCCCCGCAGCGGTTGGTTATTGCCGGGGCCGGACACGATGCTGAGCCGGTGGCTCGCCTGGCGCATCAGGTGGGATTCGAGGTGGTTGTGTTGGACCCACGGCCGCATGTGAATAACGCGGATCATTTTCCGACGGCGGAACACTGGGTGAAGGACGCTGGTGACGTCGATCCCTCCACGCTTCAAGGAGCGTATTGGGTCATTATGAATCATCATCAACGGCGCGATGAAGACAGTATTCGTTGTGCAGCTAAAACCGCCCCACGATTTGTGGGTATTTTGGGCCCGCGTCAGCGCACCGAAGAAATGCTGGCTCACGTGGGAGTGATGCCAGACACGCTGCCGATTCACGCCCCTGTGGGGATCGATCTAGGCGCAGAAACTCCCGACGAGGTGGCCGTCAGTATTGTCGGCGAACTCATGGCTTATCGCCGGGGAAGTCATGGGGGGTCGCTTCACGGCCGGGACCACATCCATTAA